tttctgtagCTTTTTGCTAGGCTTGCGAAATGGAATCGGTGGTGGGAGGTCCTATCTCGCCATTggttataattaattacacaGCTGCCTTTGTAGGCTACTGGTTGCATTTATTATCTTTAAATTATTGATCTGAATCAgatatttactttttgtaaGTGCAAAAAATATGTGATAATAAACTTTAGCCTAATGCCTAATCTGTtgttttaaatcaaattatttggaatgatttataaaaactGGAACAATACTCTACAGCGTTAAATTGCTACTTTAGCAACTCAAATGAGCGGTGACCATAATCAAATTCACGCTTTGCActcatttaattgtttttctttttaatttcccatAGCTAATAAATTGACTTTTATGACTGGTCATGAGAAGCTCGTAAAATTTGCATATGACTCCTCGCCGAGCTTTTGCCTTTAAGTCGAGGTCCTTCAGCGGTTGAcggcattattattttgtcaACGTAATGTTGTCGTCAAATAGTTTTTCGCGtgacatttgcatttcagttcagttcggttcagttcagtaTAGTTATGTTGGGTTGAGCCGAGTTGAGTTGAGCCCTCGGGTCCGATGACATTTCATTAGCCGTTACCAGTTCTTCGggcacacatttttaataacGTGTGCCATTGTTTTTCATTGTCGTTTTATGtgctgtttatatttttatggcatgcCATatagtatttaatatttatattatatatgagtCGCATGCGACATTCCCTCCCGTTCTATCATGTCTGCGATAAaacagttttatttctttttccccACAGGAAACTTTTTTTTAGGGACACCGAACTTCTTCGGCAGgtggaaaagctgaaaaagctggaaaagctgaaTGGGCGGCCTCCATCTCctcgaaatgaaatcaaactACTTGAGGAGTCAGCCACTGCTTCGTGTTTGCAGTTATTATTGTCTATAAATCGTTGGAAGGTCTCCCTCCAATAGGAGCATTATACACGATGACATTATGAatttattactatttaaatattttacttttgttaTGGCCCTGGCAGGCGACGATGGGCCGCAATAATCGCTCTGACATTTGTTTTCCCTGGCGTGCGTAACTATTTACGAGTTTGCTCCGGTAACTGTAACTTCGTATCCGAAAGTCGAGAGGGTGACCCCAGGCACGGGTATATAGTTTGAGTAGGTCATGAATTATCGATGCTGTCAGCAGTAAATATtgataaaatatatgaaacaAAGTTCTGGCACGTAGGCATCAACTTTGGTAACTATATTACTGccattattaaataattcgGTCAGTTAGCCGACATAAATGGTTCCGCTCAAAAAACTCATGCATAAATGTACAAACATCAGCAAATCATCCGAATGTCACTTTAATTGCTAATTAGCTAGACATAtctgtgccaaaaattaatCAGCAAACCAGTTCAGTTCGATCGTATGGACTTGAGGTTTTCAGACTCATCTGCATATTCAGACTTTGATGCCGGCACTTGACTTCAAACtttgaaacaaaacaatacaaaTGGGCAGGGGAACAACTGACAAACTAAAAACAGGTTTGATGAATCAACGAACATCAGTAATTCCATGTAACAGCAGACTTATTTCAGatttaatttaagcaaattatctaattattattaatgaGCAAGAAGTATTTTGTTACAGTGCCTTTTAGTAAAggccaatttattttattatatatatttttttggggtATTACGAGGCACATTTTGTTCTCtacatgaaatgaaaaaatatatttgagctgtatttatttgattacaAGGTACACTTTGTTCTCTacatgaaatggaaaaatactTTTGAGCTGTAAAAAAAGCCAAGCCTCTCATTGTCTCTATGGACTTATAGTATATTCGGCATCaggtaaaatatttgtaagatAAAATGTAGTTGTTTCTATTCTCTCTTCTCCAAAACTGCCCACTCACGCTTGGtttgcacattttttttaacaccTCCATAAAAAACCAGCGTTAGattgtatttcatttcaagTTTAAGGTTTTGGGAGTTACGAGTATTGTTAAATCAAATTAGTTGACGTTGACGCTTCGCTGGGCACTCTGACCCTTGGGAAGTACAACACACTTTTAATCGTTGGAAAATCTGAAACTACAATTAGCACTTACATTATGGCTGTAAAATAATTTCAGCCTTATAATCAGCTCGAGTCGAGTCTGGGGCATTAAGGCCAATTATAGGTACAATGGGAGCTGCATTGAACTTGCTATATATTTAACGATTTGAGTATCGGTTGAACTTTAAACCGGCGAGGCACAAAAAGTGAGTCAGTTTCGGGTTATCAACAAGATCGGAGAGGGCTTACGGCcagacaaaaaacaaaacctcGAGAACCATTAAAAAAGGcgatttaaataaactaaccGGTGTATTGCCGTGTGTATGTGGAATAATTGCTTATACAGTGTGATCAGCGGAGTAGAGCGAAAACAAAATGCgataatcaaaacaaaactctAGCGAAGCTGCAGTTAAAAATCGTATAAAAGCCAGATGCTAACAGAATATAGTCAACAGTTTCGATACCAAAGGGTTTTCAACAACATCTCGACCGAAAATGAAGTTCCTCCTCGTCCTGTccgccattttggccatttcgtCTGCCGTGAGTTTAACTTGCTGATCAAAGGGAGCGTATTACTAAGGATATCTCTTGAATATATCTTATAGAAACTGCAGCTTTCGGATGAGCAGAAGGCGGTGGCCCATGCCAATGGCGCCCTTTGTGCCCAGCAGGAGGGCGTCACCAAGGATCAGGCGCTCGCCTTGCGAAACGGCAACTTCGAGAACAGCGATCCCAAGATCAAGTGCTTCGCCAATTGTTTCCTGGAGAAGACCGGCTTCCTGATCAATGGCGAAATCCAGCCCGATGTCGTTCTGGCCAAGCTGGGACCCCTGGCCGGCGAGGATGCCGTGAAGGCCGTTCAGGCCAAGTGCGATGCCACCAAGGGAGCCGACAAGTGCGATACTGCCTATCAGCTATTCGAGTGCTACTACAAGAACCGCGCCCACATCTGAGCGCAAAACAGCCGCTATAATATTGTGTGATAATCTGTCTGTGACTTGATACCTATTTCGATTTAATTCAGTATATCGATtgataaaaaaattatttagatCTATAAaggttttgaataaatattcaagCAAACTGTTTTGAAAGTATATAATTCGTTCTTACCAAATACTTAAAGCAGAAACCCATGCTACTTTGTGAAACTATGTTTGAAATAAAGGATAATGGTATGGAATCTCACATGacataaatattgttattaaacttctagtaaaataattttttaggTGAACCAACCCAAAGTAAGTGGAAATAACTTTCGCAACTTTGTCCACCCCTCTTTGTGTCTCAAAGGAAATTAAGAGAGAGAAATTCTTATACATAATTACTTATGCATATTCGACTTGTCAATGGATGCTCCACTGTATGACCCATTTGCGTTTCGGCCACGCACCCATTTGCATAACAGTGGGCCGTCATTAAGGACCAACCACTGTCAGACCGTCGTCAGGGACTTAAGTCCTTGCTACAGAGCGGCGATCCCAGAGGCATTTGGCCGCTCATGTTTGGCATAAATATTGATGAGCGACGGCAAACTTATTGGCACAAAGACCTCGGATCCTGGGGATTCTGGGAGGAGACTGTGGGGGGTTACAGGATGCGTGGGGGTCGAGCAAATGAATTGGACACGGCGAGCCGTGTTTTTAAAAGCCCAAATCCAATTAACAAATCATTAAACATTCATTGAGCACGTGTCGCAATTGCATTTACTGGTTCAACATGGATCAGGTGGGCATAGAAGGGACAATTGCTGCGACTTTGGCTTTGCTCTTGGCTTTGgcatttggctttggcattgGGGACTTTGGATCGCAGCCAGTGTCCATAATTCATTTTGTCACTTCCTGGGCTCTGGTTGGTCTGGCTGTCATGTCACTTCCATTTAGCATCCgtttcagttgcagttgtCTGCACAAGAGCTGATGCCTGATGGCTGATGGCCTGCCGTGGCCAAGCGAACAAACAATCACTGATGCGTTCACTAATGTCTATTAAAAAGGCAGCCCAATCGAAGGACTCCGGATGCCACCCCCCGAGCTAATGCATTTAAGTAGACAGCCATGGCGGCTTGTCAAAGGAGCCAACACGCGTGAGATGCTAGCCCATTGATGCTCGACATCAGCCTTTGTCTTGGCCGTCCTGTTTGACTTGTCTTGCCGCCGCTAGTTGGCTTTCAATGGCCAAGGACCAAGGATATCGCTGGTTGGGGGGTTTTTGTGGGCTGGGGTTGAGTGCCGACGCTTTGAGGGGGAGGCTCGCCCTGCGGTTCGCAcattaatgtaatttaattttataaaaacttCGCTGCAGGGTGGCTGCCACTGTCTTGTTTCATGCTCCGATGTCTCTCGTTTTTTCTCCGTCCATGTGTGGTGTTTCTTTGATCTTAAAGACCAATGTGTGATGTGGCTGGGGATGCTGCGGTTGTGTTCCCGATTATCAGCACAAGTCCGTGATTAAGTCCGTCAATTAGAGTGGAGCCAAAGAAAGTAGGAGTTCAAGAAAACCAGTACGAGTAGCTGTGGCTTGAACTAATGTGATTGAATTTGTTTGCAGTACAACTTGAATAACTCTATCTTAGCAAGGATACGTGTTCTTGACAGTGTCATATATTTTTCCTCATTCAGTTTGTAAGCATTTCCATAATCAAATTAAGATTTCAGATTTCAAGGAAAACTATTATGGCTGGCAAAAGCAAATTAGTGAATAATTACtatgattattttaattaaaattgcaaacaaTGGTTAGCCCGCTTTTTAAACACCTTTATGGAGCGGTACTTAAATGTTTGGTAGATTCATCTAACAAATTGAGCCTACAACTTTTTGCAAAccattttgtttgtgtgtaATTACAGAGGCCATTAAATAAGTCAGATGAGTGTTTTTGTCGAATGCTAATATGACTTCTCACCCGAAAATGCTATTGCCAGTCCACTGATGCATGACACATTATATGCGATGTATCTGGAAATGATTACCTGATGGGTTTTGGCAAGTGAGGCATGAACATGATTTGGTAATCGATTTGTACAACAATTAAACGGCGATTTAAAACGAATTCTGATCCATGAAGACGACTCTATAAAAGGCTTTCGTTAAATCGCGACAGGCTCTATAGttgcaaaacttttaaaagtaTATCGtcaataaattgtaaaatatttcttagATGTATTTTCGTGCCAGTTTGCTGGCAGTGCTTTGCCTCACCCTCACTGAATTCGTTTCTCAAGCATGGGTAAtgtgtttcatattttatatatttgttgtgAACCCAACTTATGTATGTAGTAGGTAAATATTGAGGAAGGAAAGTGAGTCAAACTTTCCTGAAATTTAAAAGTATCTCCCACTGACACTTTGGACTGCATAGTggcaatatttaatttttgtaaaattaatattttattcacAGTCCCGATCGCTGACCGTCTCGCTGAACATGTCCATGACCCGTACCCTGGTTCCAGATCCGCCAAATGGCACGGAAACCAAGCTCAGCCAGGAGATGCTGAGGGCTTGTATGCGCAGGACCGAGATCTCAATGTCGCAGCTGAAACTCTTTCACATGAGCCTCATGAACAGTGACTACAACAATGACAACGATGTAGCCCCCACGCCAGTGCAATCCATCGGCGATGTGAATAACCTCGGTGATATCGACATCAATGGCAACTCGCAAATGCCATATCTCGATCTGAAGCACAATGAGCCGCTGCAGTGCTTTGTGAGCTGCCTGTATGAGAGCCTCGATCTGGATAGGTACAATGTCCTGCTGGAGGAGGCCTTCAAGAATCAGGTGCAAACGATCATACAGCACGAGAAGGCCGAGATCAAGGAGTGCAGCGATCTGCAGGGCAAAACACGTTGCGAGGCGGCCTACAAGCTGCATCTGTGCTACAATCACCTCAAAACTCTGGAGGCCGAGCAGCGCATCCGTGAGATACTCGAACGCACCGAGGCGGAGAACGAGGGATTCGGTCCGGAGGGCAGCGACTTCATCGACGGCATCCAGCATTCCGGAGAAGCAATGACCACCACCAAGTCGGAGTGAATAGCTGGGTATTTGTGGGTCCCAAGCTTTATCGATGTTTGTTTTATCGTAAATtcacttatttattaaatgtatataaattgtaACTTATTCAGCTTTTGcgtgttttaaaattattcaataaaaagtcaaagttttgcattttagcGTTATTAGTTTTAACACCGTTAATATATaggtttttaataattaaaatatttatttttctgctCATGGTTTTTGAAAAACTGAATACCATAAATTTAGGCAgaactttttttaaattattcacAAGTTTCATAGTATAGTTTTTGGCTGATGGAAGGTAAATTTGAATGTAAGATCCTATTGGTTTTATACATTtctaaaatacataaaaataaataaataaaaatttcacaaTCATGAACACAGAAAAAACATATTATGTTAATATATACTTCATACGAATT
This sequence is a window from Drosophila teissieri strain GT53w chromosome 2R, Prin_Dtei_1.1, whole genome shotgun sequence. Protein-coding genes within it:
- the LOC122615270 gene encoding general odorant-binding protein 56d, translating into MKFLLVLSAILAISSAKLQLSDEQKAVAHANGALCAQQEGVTKDQALALRNGNFENSDPKIKCFANCFLEKTGFLINGEIQPDVVLAKLGPLAGEDAVKAVQAKCDATKGADKCDTAYQLFECYYKNRAHI
- the LOC122615269 gene encoding uncharacterized protein LOC122615269 isoform X2, which produces MYFRASLLAVLCLTLTEFVSQAWSRSLTVSLNMSMTRTLVPDPPNGTETKLSQEMLRACMRRTEISMSQLKLFHMSLMNSDYNNDNDVAPTPVQSIGDVNNLGDIDINGNSQMPYLDLKHNEPLQCFVSCLYESLDLDRYNVLLEEAFKNQVQTIIQHEKAEIKECSDLQGKTRCEAAYKLHLCYNHLKTLEAEQRIREILERTEAENEGFGPEGSDFIDGIQHSGEAMTTTKSE
- the LOC122615269 gene encoding uncharacterized protein LOC122615269 isoform X1, whose protein sequence is MYFRASLLAVLCLTLTEFVSQAWVMCFIFYIFVSRSLTVSLNMSMTRTLVPDPPNGTETKLSQEMLRACMRRTEISMSQLKLFHMSLMNSDYNNDNDVAPTPVQSIGDVNNLGDIDINGNSQMPYLDLKHNEPLQCFVSCLYESLDLDRYNVLLEEAFKNQVQTIIQHEKAEIKECSDLQGKTRCEAAYKLHLCYNHLKTLEAEQRIREILERTEAENEGFGPEGSDFIDGIQHSGEAMTTTKSE